The following proteins are co-located in the Pseudomonas sp. DY-1 genome:
- a CDS encoding DMT family transporter has protein sequence MDKSIHRGSLEMVAAMLISGTIGWLVMLSGQPVLDVVFWRCLFGALTLLVICAAMGFLRPGILTRATFLLAVLSGVAIVGNWVLLFASYSRASISIGTAIYNVQPFMLVGLAALFLGEKITVQKLAWLAVSFLGMLAIVSAHGGQGESGGDYLAGIALALGAALLYAIAALIIKRLSGVPPHLIALIQVTTGVLLLAPVANLSSLPQGTDSWSILLTLGVIHTGVMYVLLYGAIQKLPTALTGALSFIYPIAAIFVDWFAFGRHLELLQWVGVAAILVAALGMQQGWSFSLRRAVQTQS, from the coding sequence ATGGACAAATCAATACATCGCGGTTCGTTGGAAATGGTCGCCGCCATGCTCATCTCCGGCACCATTGGCTGGTTGGTGATGCTTTCCGGGCAGCCGGTGCTGGATGTGGTGTTCTGGCGCTGCCTGTTCGGCGCATTGACCTTGCTGGTCATCTGCGCGGCGATGGGCTTCCTGCGCCCCGGCATCCTTACCCGAGCCACCTTCCTCCTTGCGGTACTCAGCGGCGTGGCCATCGTCGGCAACTGGGTATTGCTCTTCGCCTCCTACTCGCGAGCGTCTATCTCCATCGGCACGGCGATCTACAACGTCCAGCCGTTCATGCTGGTCGGGCTGGCAGCACTGTTCCTCGGTGAGAAGATCACCGTGCAGAAGCTGGCTTGGCTTGCCGTGTCGTTCTTGGGAATGCTGGCCATCGTCAGCGCCCACGGCGGGCAGGGCGAAAGTGGCGGTGATTACCTGGCGGGCATTGCCCTGGCCCTGGGCGCGGCGTTGCTCTATGCGATTGCGGCGCTGATCATCAAGCGGCTGAGCGGGGTGCCACCGCACCTGATCGCGCTGATTCAGGTCACCACCGGGGTGCTGTTGCTGGCGCCCGTGGCGAATCTATCCAGCCTGCCGCAGGGCACTGATTCCTGGTCCATCCTGCTGACACTCGGCGTGATCCACACCGGCGTGATGTATGTGCTGCTCTACGGCGCCATACAGAAACTGCCGACGGCCCTGACTGGCGCACTGTCGTTCATCTATCCGATCGCGGCGATCTTCGTCGACTGGTTCGCCTTCGGCCGACACCTCGAACTGTTGCAGTGGGTGGGCGTGGCGGCGATTCTCGTTGCGGCGTTGGGGATGCAGCAGGGCTGGAGCTTCAGCCTGCGCCGGGCGGTTCAAACCCAATCGTAG
- a CDS encoding Lrp/AsnC family transcriptional regulator → MTDDIDQLLISALMEDSRRSLKALAQISGLSSPSVAERLRKLEERGVLTGYTVEVDPKAFGYQLQAIVRIRPLPGQLQVVERKIQDIPEFTECDKVTGDDCFIARLCVRSMEQLDTLLDRINVYAETSTAIVKKTPVKRRLPPMA, encoded by the coding sequence ATGACCGACGACATCGACCAGTTGCTGATCTCCGCCTTGATGGAAGACTCGCGCCGTTCCCTCAAGGCCCTGGCGCAGATCAGCGGCCTTTCCTCCCCCAGCGTCGCGGAGCGACTGCGCAAGCTGGAAGAACGCGGTGTGCTCACGGGTTACACGGTGGAGGTGGACCCGAAGGCCTTTGGCTACCAGCTCCAAGCCATCGTGCGAATCCGTCCCCTGCCCGGCCAGTTGCAGGTGGTGGAACGCAAGATCCAGGACATTCCGGAGTTCACCGAGTGCGACAAGGTGACCGGCGACGACTGCTTCATCGCACGGCTGTGCGTGCGCTCCATGGAACAGCTCGACACGCTGCTGGACCGCATCAACGTCTATGCCGAAACCAGCACCGCCATCGTCAAGAAAACCCCGGTGAAGCGACGGCTGCCGCCGATGGCGTGA
- a CDS encoding diguanylate cyclase, translating to MQLPSSSNAPEGARDERFDGLVRMARRHFGVRAALLTTGNRGLQQVCACDGWTLVDPLPDGHLPLFHVTQTDALLVVPDIHRDEHLRNHDLVKVLPGLRFLAACSLPGADGALFGVLYLLHDQPRDLDVEQHQGLRDLAELAAGVLVREESDRRELERLQESERRLAPAIAGSGTGIWDRNAVTGEIHYSTGWKALLGYADHEVGNRIEESYTRVHPDDLAYVQATIQAHFERRTEAYEVEHRLRCRDGSYKWVCSRGKVVERDEFGKPLRMVGTTTDITAMRALSEKMQQTAALMTDLTNEIPGMVFQYRRRLDGHSYFSYVSAGVREIYGLTPEQLEQSADALHAIIHPDDLALYLGSLETSARDLKPWHLEYRVQLPGCGASWRQGDARPRPLADGSVLWHGFITDITERKLIEAELQVFATTDSLTQLSNRRHFMQQLESELARVQRSVGYCAAILMFDLDHFKSINDRWGHSVGDLALRHFSAILCAQLRRTDAAGRMGGEEFAVALSNASVGEAMIFAQRVQQELDRTPLPHGDERLALAVSVGIATIHPTDVSAEATLSRSDMALYRAKRGGRNRIECH from the coding sequence ATGCAGTTGCCCAGCAGTTCCAACGCGCCGGAAGGCGCCAGAGATGAGCGATTCGACGGCCTGGTCCGCATGGCCAGGCGACATTTCGGCGTCAGGGCCGCGCTCCTGACCACTGGCAACAGGGGGCTCCAGCAGGTTTGCGCCTGTGACGGCTGGACACTCGTCGACCCATTGCCGGATGGCCACCTGCCTCTTTTTCACGTCACCCAAACCGATGCGCTGCTCGTGGTGCCTGATATCCACAGGGACGAGCACTTGCGCAATCACGACCTGGTGAAGGTCTTGCCCGGCCTGCGCTTTCTCGCTGCCTGCTCTTTGCCGGGGGCGGATGGCGCCCTGTTCGGCGTGCTCTACCTGTTGCACGACCAGCCCCGAGATCTGGATGTCGAGCAGCACCAGGGGCTGCGCGATCTCGCTGAACTTGCAGCTGGGGTGCTGGTACGTGAGGAGTCGGATCGACGGGAGCTGGAGCGTCTGCAGGAAAGCGAGCGGCGCCTGGCGCCAGCCATCGCCGGAAGTGGAACCGGAATCTGGGATCGCAATGCGGTGACCGGCGAAATCCACTACTCCACCGGCTGGAAAGCCTTGCTGGGGTACGCGGACCACGAGGTCGGCAATCGCATCGAGGAGAGCTACACCCGCGTCCACCCGGACGATCTGGCTTACGTGCAGGCAACCATTCAGGCCCACTTCGAGCGACGTACCGAAGCCTACGAAGTGGAACACCGGCTGCGTTGCCGGGACGGAAGCTACAAGTGGGTGTGCAGTCGCGGCAAGGTGGTTGAGCGCGATGAGTTCGGCAAACCGCTGCGCATGGTAGGCACGACCACCGACATTACCGCCATGCGGGCACTGTCCGAAAAGATGCAGCAGACCGCTGCGTTGATGACAGACCTGACCAACGAGATTCCGGGCATGGTCTTCCAGTACCGGCGACGGCTGGATGGGCACTCGTACTTTTCCTATGTCAGCGCCGGGGTTCGCGAAATCTACGGGCTGACGCCGGAGCAACTGGAGCAGAGCGCGGACGCGCTGCATGCGATCATCCACCCGGACGACCTCGCGCTTTACCTCGGATCGCTTGAGACTTCCGCGCGGGACCTCAAGCCGTGGCACCTGGAATACCGGGTTCAGCTCCCGGGCTGTGGCGCGTCCTGGCGGCAGGGTGATGCGCGGCCCAGGCCCCTGGCGGACGGCAGCGTGCTCTGGCACGGATTTATCACCGATATTACCGAGCGAAAGCTGATCGAAGCCGAACTGCAGGTATTCGCTACCACCGATTCGCTGACCCAGCTCTCCAATCGCCGACATTTCATGCAGCAGCTCGAGAGCGAACTGGCGCGTGTGCAGCGCTCGGTCGGCTATTGCGCGGCAATCCTGATGTTCGACCTCGATCACTTCAAGTCAATCAATGATCGTTGGGGCCATTCCGTGGGAGACCTCGCGCTGCGGCACTTCTCGGCGATTCTCTGTGCCCAGTTGCGTCGCACTGACGCCGCCGGGCGTATGGGCGGCGAAGAGTTCGCGGTGGCGCTGAGCAATGCCTCCGTAGGCGAAGCCATGATCTTCGCCCAACGTGTCCAGCAGGAGCTGGACCGCACACCGCTGCCTCACGGCGACGAGCGCCTGGCCCTGGCCGTCAGCGTTGGTATTGCCACTATCCACCCCACCGATGTCAGCGCCGAGGCCACCTTGTCACGCAGCGACATGGCGCTCTATCGCGCCAAGCGGGGCGGTCGTAACCGCATCGAATGCCATTGA
- a CDS encoding putative quinol monooxygenase — translation MSQPHAFILHAHTRPEKADEFESLFRAYVEPSRAEEGCVEYHMLRDAQDPSLFIFFEVWQSRAAFDFHCALPHMQSFHENRMDYLERDFDVREIKMLSPSSAKA, via the coding sequence ATGAGCCAACCCCACGCTTTTATCCTGCATGCCCATACACGTCCCGAGAAAGCCGACGAGTTCGAATCGCTATTCCGCGCTTATGTCGAACCCAGCCGGGCGGAGGAGGGCTGCGTCGAGTACCACATGCTGCGTGATGCCCAGGACCCGAGCCTGTTCATCTTCTTCGAGGTCTGGCAGAGCCGCGCCGCCTTCGACTTTCATTGCGCGTTACCGCACATGCAGAGCTTCCACGAAAACCGCATGGACTACCTTGAGCGGGACTTCGATGTCCGCGAAATCAAGATGCTCAGTCCGTCGTCCGCCAAAGCCTAG
- a CDS encoding alpha/beta hydrolase, with product MRRSLIGGVLLAIALYLGAGTLLFAFQRSLLYFPQPRAIGGPDRLLMLPVTDQQIAVTVRPLASSKALIYFGGNAEDVSRSLPDFAEAFPDHALYLLHYRGFGDSTGRPTEAAILHDALKLFDKVSALHSEVAVVGRSLGSGVAIHLASQRRVARLVLVTPYNSILELAQRQFPIFPVRWMLQDKYESWRYVPAIAVPTLLIVAERDEVIPRWSSEKLFAQFRSGVARREVIVGAGHNDIGGRPEYLSLIRSGI from the coding sequence ATGCGGCGCAGCCTGATCGGCGGCGTCCTGCTCGCCATTGCGCTCTATCTGGGAGCCGGCACGCTGCTGTTCGCATTCCAGCGTTCGCTGCTGTATTTCCCGCAACCCCGTGCCATTGGCGGTCCGGACCGGCTCCTGATGCTGCCTGTGACGGACCAGCAGATCGCCGTCACGGTGCGTCCGCTGGCCAGCTCCAAGGCGCTGATCTACTTCGGCGGCAATGCCGAGGACGTGTCCCGCAGCCTGCCGGACTTCGCCGAAGCCTTTCCCGATCACGCGCTCTACCTGCTGCATTACCGGGGGTTCGGCGACAGCACCGGACGGCCCACGGAGGCCGCCATCCTGCACGATGCCCTGAAGCTGTTCGACAAAGTCAGCGCTCTGCACAGCGAAGTGGCCGTGGTCGGCCGCAGCCTGGGCAGCGGCGTGGCCATTCACCTCGCCAGCCAGCGCCGGGTCGCGCGGCTGGTACTGGTCACGCCCTACAACAGCATCCTGGAGCTGGCCCAGCGGCAATTCCCGATCTTCCCGGTTCGCTGGATGCTTCAGGACAAGTACGAGTCCTGGCGCTACGTCCCGGCCATCGCCGTGCCCACCCTGCTGATCGTCGCGGAGCGCGACGAAGTCATCCCGCGCTGGAGCAGCGAAAAACTCTTCGCCCAGTTCCGCTCGGGCGTGGCGCGGAGGGAAGTGATCGTTGGGGCCGGCCACAACGACATTGGCGGCCGACCGGAGTACCTCAGTTTGATTCGCAGCGGAATCTAG
- a CDS encoding type 1 glutamine amidotransferase domain-containing protein codes for MTKVSTLALALAGAMLAGTANAAPKGEVLVLLSSENQLPLKDGKQYPTGFYLNEFGVPADHLLKAGYALVLVTPRGNAPSVDKRSIDPQYFGGDAAEMKRIQNVVEGLPGMNDSLSLQEVLAGDLDRYAGLLIPGGHAPLIDLANNPEVGALLRHFHQAGKPTAAICHGPIALLSAQDDPASYQAALARGEKPAASNWLYQGYRMTIFADPEEQVFESSLNGDRILFYPAKAMAGAGGDMAYATAWSPNVVVDRELITGQNPFSDHALAKALVEKLGVRKSE; via the coding sequence ATGACCAAGGTTTCCACCCTGGCGCTGGCCCTTGCCGGCGCGATGCTGGCCGGCACGGCCAATGCGGCGCCCAAGGGCGAGGTGCTGGTGCTGCTTTCCAGCGAGAACCAGTTGCCACTCAAGGACGGTAAGCAGTACCCCACCGGCTTCTACCTCAACGAGTTCGGCGTACCCGCGGACCACTTGCTCAAGGCGGGCTACGCGCTGGTACTGGTGACCCCCAGGGGCAACGCACCGAGCGTGGATAAACGCTCCATCGATCCGCAGTACTTCGGCGGAGACGCAGCGGAAATGAAGCGCATCCAGAATGTGGTCGAAGGCCTGCCAGGCATGAACGACAGCCTGTCGCTGCAAGAAGTACTCGCCGGAGACCTGGACCGCTATGCCGGGTTGCTGATTCCCGGTGGCCACGCGCCGCTGATCGACCTGGCCAACAACCCCGAAGTGGGAGCGCTATTGCGTCACTTCCACCAGGCCGGCAAGCCCACCGCTGCCATTTGCCACGGGCCCATTGCGTTGCTCTCGGCCCAGGACGATCCCGCCAGCTACCAGGCGGCCCTCGCCCGTGGCGAGAAGCCGGCGGCGAGCAACTGGCTCTACCAGGGCTACCGCATGACGATCTTCGCCGACCCGGAAGAGCAGGTATTCGAAAGCTCCCTCAACGGCGACCGCATCCTCTTCTACCCGGCCAAGGCGATGGCAGGTGCTGGCGGCGACATGGCCTACGCCACGGCCTGGAGTCCCAACGTGGTGGTGGATCGCGAGTTGATCACCGGCCAGAACCCGTTCTCCGACCATGCGCTGGCCAAGGCGTTGGTGGAAAAGCTGGGGGTGCGGAAGAGCGAGTAA
- a CDS encoding ABC transporter ATP-binding protein/permease has translation MAALDDNPAPQDATGNKNDGSAPIARKAGTRGDAAVIATLLPYLKPYTGRIALALGLIFAAKLINLYVPIALKQIVDGLNVEPSLLVLPVALLLAYGASRIGVTLFTELRQVVFARVMARASRQITLKVFQHLHGLSLKFHLGRRTGGVARDVERGGSAISDLLDWTLYTIVPTLLEVLLVTAVLVWAYDWGFAFITLATLVAYGIWTFAITEWRTRYYRAAVEADTRANERAVDSLLNYETVKYFNNEAHESTRYDENLRHLENAKVKATKSLALLNLGQTSIVAMGVTAMMWRAAAGVVAGELTIGDLVLVNTYLLQLSAPLFMLGMMYREVKQALTNMERLFGLLDERQDVQDAPGATPLQTTRPRVRFENVHFGYDPRREILHGVDFEIPPGGTVAVVGHSGSGKSTLARLLYRFYDIDAGHIRIDGHDLRELTQGSVRSAIGIVPQDTVLFNDSIYYNISYGRPGASREEVEAAARAAHIHDFILRLPDGYETPVGERGLKLSGGEKQRVAIARALLKNPAILIFDEATSALDSKSEKAIQTALDRIQVGRTTLVIAHRLSTVMDADQILVIDAGRVLEKGTHRELLEAGGTYAQMWMLQQQEPEVSPIP, from the coding sequence ATGGCAGCCCTGGATGACAACCCGGCTCCGCAGGACGCGACCGGTAACAAGAACGACGGTTCCGCTCCCATTGCGCGCAAGGCCGGCACCCGTGGCGATGCCGCCGTGATCGCCACCTTGCTGCCCTACCTCAAGCCCTACACCGGCCGCATCGCCCTGGCGCTGGGGCTGATTTTCGCCGCCAAACTGATCAACCTCTACGTGCCGATCGCCCTCAAGCAGATCGTCGATGGGCTCAATGTCGAGCCCAGCCTCCTGGTGCTGCCGGTTGCCCTGTTGCTGGCCTATGGCGCCTCGCGCATCGGCGTCACCCTGTTCACCGAACTGCGCCAGGTGGTATTCGCCCGGGTCATGGCGCGGGCCTCGCGGCAGATCACCCTCAAGGTGTTCCAGCACCTCCACGGGCTGAGCCTGAAGTTCCACCTGGGCCGGCGCACCGGCGGCGTCGCCCGTGACGTCGAGCGTGGCGGGAGTGCCATCTCCGACCTGCTGGACTGGACGCTGTACACCATTGTCCCGACCCTGCTCGAAGTGCTGCTGGTCACTGCAGTGCTGGTCTGGGCGTACGACTGGGGCTTCGCCTTCATCACCCTCGCCACCCTGGTTGCCTATGGCATCTGGACGTTCGCCATCACCGAATGGCGCACCCGCTACTACCGCGCAGCGGTGGAGGCGGACACCCGCGCCAATGAGCGCGCGGTGGATTCGCTGCTCAACTACGAGACGGTGAAGTACTTCAACAACGAAGCCCACGAGTCGACACGCTACGACGAGAACCTGCGCCACCTGGAGAACGCCAAGGTCAAGGCCACCAAGTCCTTGGCGCTGCTCAACCTGGGCCAGACCTCCATCGTCGCCATGGGTGTCACGGCCATGATGTGGCGTGCCGCCGCGGGCGTCGTGGCCGGCGAACTCACCATCGGCGACCTGGTGCTGGTGAACACCTACCTGCTGCAGCTGTCCGCCCCGTTGTTCATGCTCGGCATGATGTACCGCGAGGTGAAGCAGGCGCTGACCAACATGGAGCGGCTGTTCGGTCTGCTGGACGAGCGCCAGGACGTGCAGGACGCGCCGGGCGCCACCCCGCTGCAAACCACCCGGCCACGGGTGCGCTTCGAGAACGTGCACTTCGGCTATGACCCGCGCCGGGAGATACTCCACGGCGTGGACTTCGAGATTCCCCCCGGCGGCACCGTGGCAGTGGTCGGCCATTCAGGGTCTGGCAAGTCCACCCTCGCCCGGCTGCTCTACCGCTTCTACGACATCGATGCCGGGCACATCCGCATCGACGGCCACGACCTGCGCGAACTGACCCAGGGCTCGGTGCGCAGCGCCATCGGCATCGTTCCCCAGGACACCGTGCTGTTCAACGACAGCATCTACTACAACATCAGCTACGGCCGCCCCGGCGCCAGCCGCGAGGAGGTGGAGGCCGCCGCCCGCGCCGCGCATATCCACGACTTCATCCTGCGCCTGCCCGATGGCTACGAGACCCCCGTGGGTGAGCGCGGCCTCAAGCTCTCCGGCGGCGAAAAGCAACGTGTGGCCATCGCCCGCGCCCTGCTGAAGAACCCCGCCATCCTGATCTTCGACGAGGCCACCTCGGCACTGGACTCCAAGTCGGAAAAGGCCATCCAGACCGCCCTGGACCGCATCCAGGTCGGCCGCACCACGCTGGTCATCGCCCACCGTCTGTCCACGGTGATGGATGCCGACCAGATTCTCGTGATCGACGCCGGCCGCGTGCTAGAAAAAGGCACTCACCGCGAGCTGCTGGAAGCCGGCGGCACCTATGCGCAGATGTGGATGTTGCAGCAGCAGGAGCCGGAGGTGAGCCCCATCCCATAG
- a CDS encoding putative quinol monooxygenase translates to MTISIFATISPRPEHRDAVERALRVMVERSRAEPGNLRYDLFIHEGEVLAFDLFELYADEAAVEAHRQSAHYQAYRAATADWLAAPTQVRLARPLDLAPFN, encoded by the coding sequence ATGACCATCAGCATCTTCGCCACCATCAGCCCCAGACCCGAGCACCGCGACGCGGTGGAGCGGGCCCTGCGAGTGATGGTCGAGCGCTCCCGGGCTGAGCCCGGCAACCTGCGTTACGACCTGTTCATCCACGAGGGCGAGGTGCTGGCTTTCGACCTCTTCGAGCTATACGCCGATGAGGCTGCCGTCGAAGCCCATCGCCAGAGCGCCCATTACCAGGCGTATCGCGCCGCCACTGCCGACTGGCTGGCCGCGCCCACCCAGGTACGCCTCGCCCGTCCGCTGGACTTGGCACCGTTCAACTGA
- a CDS encoding carboxymuconolactone decarboxylase family protein, whose translation MERKHGLETYKRLKKQHPAYFQAVETLGAVVRQAGPLDELSLQLIQLAAAAAIHSEGAVHSHTRRALEAGASPAHIHHALLALTSTIGFPTVVAALSWAGDVLESEE comes from the coding sequence ATGGAACGCAAACACGGTCTTGAAACCTACAAGCGCCTGAAGAAACAACACCCGGCGTACTTCCAGGCGGTGGAAACCCTCGGCGCTGTGGTGCGCCAGGCCGGCCCCCTGGATGAACTCAGCCTGCAACTGATCCAGCTCGCCGCAGCAGCGGCGATCCATTCCGAAGGGGCTGTCCACAGCCATACCCGGCGGGCCCTGGAGGCCGGCGCCAGTCCGGCGCATATCCACCATGCCTTGCTCGCGCTGACCAGCACCATCGGTTTTCCTACCGTGGTCGCGGCCCTGAGCTGGGCGGGGGATGTGCTGGAAAGCGAGGAATAG
- a CDS encoding YebC/PmpR family DNA-binding transcriptional regulator, translating to MGAQWKAKPKEAAANARGKIFGKLVKEIMIAARNGADPDMNPKLRLAVHQAKKASMPKDTLERAIKKGAGLSGEVVNYERTLYEGFAPHRVPVIVECLTDNVNRTVAEVRVLFRKGQLGTSGSVAWDFDHLGMIEAEPASADADVEVAAIEAGAQDFEAADEGATLFYTDPTDLDAVCKALPEFGFTVQSANLGYKAKNPVSLSGAELEEVEAFLDALDNHDDVQNVYVGLQAN from the coding sequence ATGGGCGCCCAGTGGAAAGCCAAACCCAAAGAAGCCGCCGCCAACGCCCGAGGAAAGATCTTCGGCAAACTGGTGAAAGAGATCATGATCGCCGCGCGTAACGGCGCCGATCCGGACATGAACCCCAAGCTGCGTCTCGCCGTGCACCAGGCCAAGAAGGCCTCCATGCCGAAAGACACCCTGGAGCGCGCCATCAAGAAAGGCGCTGGCCTTTCCGGTGAAGTGGTCAACTACGAGCGCACCCTCTACGAAGGTTTCGCCCCGCACCGCGTGCCAGTAATCGTCGAGTGCCTGACCGATAACGTGAACCGTACCGTCGCCGAAGTGCGGGTGCTGTTCCGCAAGGGCCAACTGGGCACCTCCGGCTCGGTTGCCTGGGACTTCGACCACCTGGGCATGATCGAGGCAGAACCTGCCAGCGCCGATGCCGACGTGGAAGTGGCCGCCATCGAGGCCGGTGCCCAGGACTTCGAAGCCGCCGATGAAGGCGCCACCCTCTTCTACACCGACCCGACTGACCTGGACGCCGTGTGCAAGGCGCTGCCGGAATTCGGCTTCACCGTGCAATCGGCCAACCTGGGCTACAAGGCGAAGAACCCGGTGAGCCTGTCCGGTGCCGAGCTGGAAGAAGTGGAAGCCTTCCTCGACGCGCTGGACAACCACGACGACGTGCAGAACGTCTATGTCGGCCTGCAAGCCAACTGA
- a CDS encoding CAP domain-containing protein, with protein sequence MEVMSSVLRLGVLSLGLALASTAVASEETQLVDSINVYRGQVQPCAGQASMELPPLKADPRLILPAGSIGDLQQALSRTAYPLVNVQAINLSGPRDASAAMKALKESFCQVVLDPQFVDVGVSREGQDWRIVLARPLLAGGLGDWQAEGQKLLAQINTARNQARQCGTQSFAAAPPLTWNATLAGAALEHTRAMANQNFFDHKDRDGRTPGDRAELAGYSAQLIGENIAAGLDTSSKVVDGWLASPGHCANLMNPQFRELGAAYAVDPKSDAGIYWTTMFGAQ encoded by the coding sequence ATGGAGGTCATGTCATCCGTTCTGCGCCTTGGTGTGCTGTCGCTGGGACTGGCGCTGGCCAGCACCGCGGTGGCGAGTGAGGAGACGCAACTGGTCGATTCCATCAATGTCTATCGCGGCCAGGTACAGCCTTGTGCCGGCCAGGCGTCGATGGAGCTACCCCCGCTCAAGGCTGACCCGCGCCTGATCCTGCCGGCCGGCAGCATTGGCGACCTCCAGCAAGCGCTGTCGCGAACGGCTTATCCCCTGGTCAACGTGCAGGCCATCAACCTCTCCGGCCCGCGTGACGCCTCGGCGGCCATGAAGGCCTTGAAGGAAAGCTTTTGCCAGGTGGTGCTGGACCCGCAGTTCGTCGATGTCGGTGTGAGCCGCGAGGGTCAGGACTGGCGCATCGTGCTGGCGCGGCCATTGCTGGCCGGCGGGCTGGGCGACTGGCAGGCTGAAGGGCAGAAGCTGCTGGCGCAGATCAACACCGCTCGCAACCAGGCCCGCCAATGCGGCACCCAATCCTTCGCCGCCGCACCGCCGCTGACGTGGAATGCCACCCTGGCCGGTGCCGCGCTGGAACATACCCGCGCCATGGCCAACCAGAACTTCTTCGACCACAAGGACCGCGATGGCCGTACCCCCGGCGACCGCGCCGAGCTGGCCGGCTACTCCGCCCAACTGATCGGCGAGAACATAGCCGCCGGCCTGGACACCTCCAGCAAGGTGGTAGACGGCTGGCTGGCCAGCCCCGGCCACTGCGCCAATCTCATGAACCCGCAATTCCGCGAACTCGGCGCCGCGTACGCGGTGGACCCGAAGAGTGACGCGGGCATCTACTGGACGACGATGTTCGGAGCGCAGTGA
- a CDS encoding LysR substrate-binding domain-containing protein gives MNITKKDLNLLLVFHVLYQERNASLAAERMALSQPALSHKLNKLRHQFGDPLFVRAPRGLTPTPRAHELAPQVQRLVGELEAFYELCDGQDFLGRAERLHLYSTDYVEQTLLPKLLPKLRSQAPNLVLVTHNTRGQLPRDELEKGTCDLAIAGFYTDLPGTFHQQRLLSEDFVVLASQGNARLANGLDLDAFLACEHLLTTLTGDLDGLVDRALQARGLSRRVAAGLSSFIAPTRLIRGTDLLLTCLRSLAEEAVDRDPDLRMHPLPLTLPRVEVMQIWHERTDADRLRRWFRKQVQQVADSIAR, from the coding sequence ATGAATATCACCAAGAAGGACCTGAACCTGCTGCTGGTCTTCCACGTGCTCTACCAGGAACGCAATGCGTCGCTGGCGGCCGAGCGCATGGCCCTCAGCCAACCGGCCTTGAGTCACAAGCTGAACAAGCTGCGCCACCAGTTCGGCGACCCGCTTTTCGTCCGCGCCCCCCGCGGTCTCACGCCCACGCCCCGCGCCCATGAGCTGGCGCCCCAGGTGCAGCGCCTGGTGGGCGAGCTGGAAGCCTTCTACGAGCTCTGCGACGGACAGGACTTCCTCGGCCGCGCCGAGCGCCTCCATCTCTACAGCACGGACTATGTGGAACAGACGCTGCTGCCGAAGCTTCTGCCGAAGCTGCGCAGCCAGGCGCCGAACCTGGTTCTGGTCACCCACAACACCCGTGGCCAGCTCCCTCGCGACGAGCTGGAGAAAGGCACCTGCGACCTGGCGATTGCCGGCTTCTACACCGACCTCCCAGGCACCTTTCACCAGCAGCGCCTGCTGAGCGAGGACTTCGTGGTCCTGGCCTCCCAAGGCAACGCGCGCCTGGCCAACGGTCTGGACCTGGACGCGTTCCTCGCCTGCGAGCACCTTCTCACTACCCTTACCGGTGACCTCGATGGCCTGGTGGATCGGGCCCTGCAGGCCAGGGGACTGAGCCGCCGGGTCGCCGCCGGGCTGTCCAGCTTCATCGCACCGACCCGGCTGATTCGCGGCACCGACCTGCTGCTCACCTGCCTGCGCTCACTGGCCGAAGAAGCCGTGGATCGCGACCCCGACCTGCGCATGCACCCGCTGCCGTTGACGCTGCCACGGGTGGAGGTTATGCAGATCTGGCATGAACGGACCGACGCCGACCGGCTGCGCCGCTGGTTCCGCAAACAGGTCCAGCAGGTGGCCGATTCCATCGCGCGCTAG